A part of Larkinella insperata genomic DNA contains:
- a CDS encoding SusD/RagB family nutrient-binding outer membrane lipoprotein: MKKTLYTVLTGSVLLFAGCDSGFEELNKDPNAVTADRFNPAYLFTTGQYNTAKGDEVNSLNYAEPFVQHMASLSNVGIFDFQGDKYVYHKANNEALWKATYNANAGSSKLIEDVITLSKDKPQYHNLYHMARIWKTVIYHRLTDMYGDVPYFEANQGYYQQIYKPKYDAQKDIYAHMLAELEDATAKLNAQQPLFGTADIGYAGDIPKWKRFGYSMMLRLGMRLSKVDPAAAESWVRKAYAGGVFASIEDNLLIRGADKVGTQEVLTNGQSWLLSVSQRSPGKIAKTFFDFMKSHNDPRLKHTVAVYTDPTNVATKNTDPAVQKGMPNGLDRITLPNDPSYNPNTPGQEHQFSGVNRDVFGKLDGPRMLLTYAEVQLLLAEAALRGWVAGDAAQFYRNGVTGAMKSLQQYDASATITDAEITAYLTTNPFVGVADREKALEQINSEYWVATFLNGYESYANVRRSGYPKLTPINYPDNETGGTYPRRLRYPDDEPVLNADHYNAAVARQGADTYKTRVWWDKP; this comes from the coding sequence ATGAAAAAGACACTCTATACAGTATTGACCGGCAGCGTCCTGCTTTTTGCCGGTTGTGACAGTGGTTTTGAAGAGCTTAACAAAGACCCCAACGCCGTTACCGCCGACCGTTTCAACCCGGCTTATTTATTCACGACCGGGCAATACAACACGGCCAAGGGGGATGAGGTAAACAGCCTGAATTATGCCGAACCGTTCGTTCAGCACATGGCATCACTGAGTAACGTGGGTATTTTCGATTTTCAGGGGGATAAATACGTGTACCACAAAGCGAACAACGAAGCGCTGTGGAAGGCCACGTACAACGCTAATGCGGGTTCTTCCAAGCTGATTGAGGATGTCATTACGCTATCGAAAGACAAGCCGCAGTACCATAACCTCTACCACATGGCGAGAATCTGGAAAACGGTCATTTACCACCGGCTCACGGACATGTACGGGGACGTTCCTTATTTTGAAGCCAATCAGGGCTATTATCAGCAGATTTACAAACCCAAGTACGACGCACAAAAGGACATTTACGCCCACATGCTGGCCGAGCTGGAAGATGCCACCGCCAAGCTGAATGCTCAGCAACCCCTCTTCGGGACGGCGGATATTGGTTACGCGGGCGACATTCCCAAGTGGAAACGGTTTGGTTATTCGATGATGCTCCGGTTGGGTATGCGGCTGTCTAAGGTAGACCCGGCGGCCGCCGAGTCCTGGGTCAGGAAAGCGTATGCGGGCGGGGTTTTTGCGTCCATCGAAGACAACCTGCTGATCCGGGGAGCCGACAAGGTCGGTACGCAGGAAGTGCTGACCAACGGCCAGAGCTGGCTGTTGAGTGTTTCGCAGCGAAGCCCCGGCAAAATCGCCAAAACCTTTTTCGACTTCATGAAGAGCCACAACGACCCCCGGCTCAAACATACCGTTGCCGTGTACACGGACCCGACCAACGTGGCTACGAAAAATACCGATCCGGCCGTGCAGAAGGGAATGCCCAATGGCCTCGACCGGATTACCCTGCCCAACGACCCGAGCTACAACCCAAACACACCGGGTCAGGAACACCAGTTTTCGGGGGTAAACCGGGATGTGTTCGGCAAGCTGGACGGGCCGAGAATGCTCCTGACGTATGCCGAGGTACAACTGCTGCTGGCGGAAGCCGCCCTGCGGGGGTGGGTCGCCGGGGATGCCGCGCAATTCTACCGCAACGGAGTAACCGGCGCCATGAAGAGCCTCCAGCAGTACGACGCATCAGCCACGATTACGGACGCAGAGATCACGGCTTACTTAACCACCAACCCGTTTGTGGGCGTGGCCGACCGGGAGAAGGCGCTGGAGCAGATCAACTCCGAATACTGGGTGGCTACGTTTCTGAACGGGTACGAGTCCTACGCCAACGTCCGGCGCTCGGGCTATCCCAAACTAACGCCCATCAACTACCCGGACAACGAAACGGGGGGGACCTATCCCCGCCGTCTGCGGTATCCGGATGATGAACCGGTTTTGAACGCGGATCATTACAACGCTGCGGTAGCCCGCCAGGGGGCCGATACGTATAAAACCAGAGTTTGGTGGGACAAGCCGTAA
- a CDS encoding antibiotic biosynthesis monooxygenase — MAASIPIDIDSAVTTIIVQRPFKNQVHVYEDWLKEMVTLAQGATGHRGVNIIRPHGHNEGYTIVLHFASEASLRTWLESDTRRQMIEKVRPFLNTEEKIEIKTGLEFWFTPPEAKKLAPPYKQFLLTWSAIFPLSVLVPWLLTPILTALPFGSVPLLKPLLTSLVIVGLMTFVIMPRYVRLVAKWLYR; from the coding sequence ATGGCAGCCAGCATCCCCATCGACATCGACAGCGCTGTGACCACCATCATCGTTCAGCGACCCTTCAAAAATCAGGTTCACGTCTATGAAGACTGGTTAAAGGAAATGGTGACATTGGCGCAGGGAGCAACCGGGCACCGGGGGGTAAACATCATTCGTCCACACGGGCATAACGAAGGCTACACCATCGTCCTGCATTTTGCTTCGGAAGCAAGTCTGCGAACGTGGCTGGAATCCGACACCCGCCGGCAAATGATTGAGAAAGTGCGTCCGTTTCTGAATACGGAAGAAAAGATTGAAATCAAGACCGGCCTGGAGTTCTGGTTTACGCCACCGGAAGCCAAAAAACTGGCACCCCCCTACAAACAGTTTCTGCTGACCTGGTCGGCTATTTTTCCATTGTCCGTGCTGGTTCCCTGGCTGCTGACACCCATTTTGACGGCCCTGCCTTTTGGCTCTGTTCCGTTGCTGAAGCCCCTACTGACCAGCCTGGTCATTGTCGGGTTGATGACGTTTGTCATCATGCCCCGCTATGTTCGGCTTGTTGCCAAATGGCTTTATCGGTAA
- a CDS encoding glycosyltransferase family 1 protein — protein MSNQQKQAIGQPFAQEHVQLMGLAKDTVIPSTSFAHQTQDLICFSHLRWNFVYQRPQHLLSRASRHFRVWFWEEPVVDNRSWLEVRPVNAQLNILVPHLPGGTDAHTQQAMQRKWLDELLTQHQITDFVAWYYTPMALNFTEHIQPRLTVYDCMDELSAFRGAPPQLREREKQLLQQAKLVFTGGQSLYEAKKNLHPSVHAFPSSIDNHHFGQARLGLADPADQSSLAYPRIGFSGVIDERLDIALLGELAKRRPDWQFVLLGPVVKIDPASLPQGPNLHYLGMKAYEQLPAYFSNWQVALLPFALNESTRFISPTKTPEYLAAGLPVVSSPIRDVVSTYGECGPVWIADGAEEFERSIAAALADPGSMCWKRIDAQLAQSSWQQTWKDMHKLIMGQFQLEPQKQSLYE, from the coding sequence ATGTCTAATCAGCAGAAACAGGCTATAGGACAGCCATTTGCTCAGGAGCACGTTCAGCTCATGGGCTTAGCAAAGGATACGGTCATTCCATCTACCTCTTTTGCGCATCAGACCCAGGATTTAATTTGTTTTTCACACCTGCGCTGGAACTTCGTCTACCAGCGCCCCCAGCATTTGCTCAGCCGGGCCAGCCGCCACTTCCGCGTCTGGTTCTGGGAAGAACCCGTCGTCGACAACCGCTCCTGGCTGGAAGTGCGGCCCGTCAACGCCCAGCTCAACATCCTGGTGCCGCACCTGCCCGGCGGTACCGATGCCCACACCCAGCAGGCCATGCAGCGCAAGTGGCTCGACGAACTATTGACCCAGCACCAGATCACCGACTTTGTGGCCTGGTACTACACGCCCATGGCCCTCAACTTTACCGAGCATATCCAGCCCCGGCTGACCGTCTACGATTGCATGGACGAGCTGTCGGCCTTTCGGGGGGCGCCCCCGCAACTGCGGGAACGGGAGAAACAATTGCTGCAACAGGCCAAATTGGTCTTCACGGGCGGTCAGAGCTTATACGAAGCCAAGAAAAATCTGCACCCCTCGGTGCACGCCTTTCCCAGCAGCATCGACAACCACCACTTTGGGCAGGCCCGCCTGGGGCTGGCCGATCCGGCCGATCAGAGTTCGCTGGCTTACCCGCGCATCGGCTTCAGTGGGGTCATTGACGAGCGGCTGGACATCGCCCTGCTGGGCGAACTGGCGAAACGGCGGCCCGACTGGCAGTTTGTGCTGCTGGGTCCGGTGGTCAAGATTGACCCGGCTTCGCTGCCGCAGGGGCCTAACCTGCACTACCTGGGCATGAAGGCCTACGAGCAGCTGCCGGCCTATTTCAGCAACTGGCAGGTGGCGCTGTTGCCCTTTGCGCTCAACGAATCGACGCGCTTCATCAGCCCCACCAAGACGCCGGAGTACCTGGCTGCGGGTCTGCCGGTGGTGTCCTCGCCGATTCGGGATGTGGTCAGCACCTACGGGGAGTGCGGTCCGGTGTGGATTGCCGACGGGGCGGAGGAGTTTGAGCGTTCGATTGCTGCGGCGCTGGCAGATCCCGGGTCGATGTGCTGGAAACGGATTGATGCCCAGTTGGCGCAGAGTTCCTGGCAGCAGACCTGGAAAGATATGCATAAATTAATCATGGGGCAGTTCCAGTTAGAGCCCCAAAAGCAATCCCTGTATGAGTAA
- a CDS encoding family 1 glycosylhydrolase has protein sequence MALWGGIECTVNRVGDTYQDQLLRNGHDQRDQDLFQIAQLGLKTLRYPLIWERTAPHCIDKPDWQWADRRLGLLRELGIRPIVGLVHHGCGPRYATFAGLEFAQQLPRYARQVAERYPWVDAYTPVNEPLTTARFSGLSGHWYPHANSPRVFVDILLRQCRATVLAMQQIRQVRPDAQLIQTDDLGQTHSTPKLSYQGEWENHRRWLSWDLLCGFVSKEHPLWDYLRWLGIPPAELAFFVENPCPPSVIGINHYITSERYLDERIWQYPEHLRGGNDRDRYVDTEVVRAAPEQRVGLQGLLLQAWKRYQRPIAVTEAHLGCTVDEQMRWLWDMWQQTQQARQAGADIQAVTAWALLGSFDWHCLLTRHEGHYEPGAFDVSSGQLQATPLAELVHCLATGQNPAALVPPGPGWWQTVPQTDLA, from the coding sequence TTGGCGCTATGGGGGGGCATTGAGTGCACCGTCAACCGGGTTGGTGATACCTACCAGGATCAACTCCTGCGAAACGGACACGACCAGCGCGATCAGGACCTGTTTCAAATCGCTCAGCTTGGACTCAAGACGCTGCGTTACCCGCTGATTTGGGAGCGCACTGCTCCTCACTGCATCGACAAGCCCGACTGGCAATGGGCCGATCGTCGCCTTGGGTTGCTGCGGGAGTTGGGAATCCGGCCCATCGTTGGTTTGGTTCACCACGGCTGCGGGCCTCGGTACGCCACCTTTGCCGGCCTTGAGTTTGCGCAGCAGCTTCCCCGCTATGCCCGGCAGGTAGCCGAGCGCTACCCCTGGGTCGACGCTTACACGCCCGTCAATGAGCCCTTAACCACCGCCCGCTTTTCCGGCTTAAGCGGTCACTGGTACCCGCACGCCAACAGCCCCCGCGTGTTTGTCGATATTTTGCTCCGGCAGTGCCGGGCCACGGTTCTGGCCATGCAGCAGATTCGGCAGGTTCGGCCCGATGCCCAACTGATTCAGACCGATGACCTGGGGCAGACGCACAGTACCCCGAAATTAAGCTACCAGGGCGAGTGGGAAAATCACCGTCGTTGGTTGAGCTGGGATCTTCTCTGCGGCTTTGTCTCGAAGGAACATCCGCTCTGGGACTATCTGCGCTGGCTCGGAATTCCGCCCGCGGAACTGGCATTTTTTGTGGAGAACCCCTGTCCGCCGTCCGTGATTGGAATCAATCATTACATCACCAGTGAACGGTATCTGGATGAACGAATCTGGCAATACCCGGAACATCTGCGGGGCGGCAACGATCGCGATCGCTACGTGGATACGGAGGTCGTCCGGGCAGCGCCGGAGCAACGGGTTGGGTTGCAGGGGCTTCTGCTGCAAGCCTGGAAACGCTACCAGCGCCCCATTGCCGTAACGGAGGCTCATCTGGGATGTACCGTCGACGAGCAAATGCGCTGGCTGTGGGATATGTGGCAGCAAACCCAGCAGGCGCGTCAGGCGGGTGCTGACATTCAGGCGGTAACGGCCTGGGCTTTGCTGGGGTCATTCGACTGGCATTGTCTGCTGACGCGCCACGAAGGACACTACGAACCGGGCGCTTTTGACGTAAGCTCGGGACAGTTGCAGGCCACGCCCCTGGCGGAGCTGGTTCATTGCCTGGCGACGGGGCAAAATCCGGCCGCGCTCGTGCCGCCGGGGCCGGGCTGGTGGCAAACCGTACCGCAAACCGATCTTGCCTGA
- the glf gene encoding UDP-galactopyranose mutase gives MQYDFVIVGAGFAGSVLAERLATQAGKTVLLIDKRPHIGGNAYDCLNEDGILIHQYGPHIFHTNSPEVMAYLSQFTQWRPYEHRVLASVDGQLLPIPINLDTVNRLYGYSFTSEELADYFQSVGEPVDEIRTSEDVVVSQVGRDLYEKFFRGYTRKQWGVDPSQLDKMVTSRIPTRTNRDDRYFTDEFQCMPLHGYTKMFEKMVSHSNIHLLLSTDFKEINKQLSYKELIYTGPIDEYFDYCYGKLPYRSLRFDHQTLEVSDYQPVSVVNYPNDHAYTRITEYKKLTGQEHPKTSITFEYPQGEGDPYYPVPRPENAALYRQYKLLAEHQENVYFVGRLGTYRYYNMDQVVAQALTLYKKLVGMESLQETIQS, from the coding sequence ATGCAATATGATTTTGTAATTGTAGGAGCTGGATTTGCCGGGAGCGTACTGGCCGAACGATTAGCTACACAGGCCGGAAAAACGGTTTTGCTCATCGACAAACGGCCCCACATTGGCGGGAATGCGTACGATTGCCTGAACGAAGACGGAATCCTGATTCACCAGTACGGCCCCCACATCTTCCACACCAACTCGCCGGAAGTGATGGCTTATCTGTCGCAGTTTACCCAGTGGCGGCCTTACGAACACCGGGTGCTGGCGTCCGTTGACGGTCAGTTGCTGCCCATTCCGATCAACCTCGATACGGTCAACAGACTGTACGGGTATTCCTTTACCTCCGAAGAACTGGCCGATTATTTTCAATCCGTTGGTGAGCCGGTCGATGAAATCCGCACGTCCGAAGATGTGGTCGTGAGCCAGGTCGGTCGTGATTTGTACGAAAAATTCTTTCGGGGGTACACCCGCAAGCAGTGGGGCGTCGATCCCTCGCAGCTCGATAAAATGGTAACTTCCCGGATTCCGACCCGCACCAACCGGGATGATCGCTATTTCACGGACGAATTTCAATGTATGCCGCTGCACGGCTACACGAAAATGTTTGAGAAAATGGTCAGCCATTCCAACATTCACCTGCTGCTGAGCACGGATTTTAAGGAGATCAATAAACAGCTATCGTATAAGGAACTGATTTACACCGGACCCATTGACGAGTATTTTGATTACTGCTACGGCAAACTGCCCTACCGTTCGCTGCGCTTCGATCACCAGACGCTGGAGGTGAGCGATTACCAGCCGGTTTCCGTCGTCAACTATCCCAACGACCACGCTTATACCCGCATTACCGAATATAAGAAACTGACTGGTCAGGAACATCCCAAAACCAGCATCACCTTTGAATACCCGCAGGGAGAGGGTGATCCGTATTACCCGGTACCCCGGCCCGAGAATGCCGCGCTGTACCGGCAGTACAAACTATTGGCCGAACATCAGGAGAATGTCTACTTTGTGGGGCGTTTGGGTACATACCGCTATTACAACATGGATCAGGTGGTGGCTCAGGCGCTGACGCTGTATAAAAAACTAGTCGGTATGGAATCGCTCCAGGAAACCATTCAGAGCTGA
- a CDS encoding response regulator, giving the protein MTTQGPVIFLATDQESDHFLYRQALYEACPTAVLYFFGRKGEMLQALRGSVFPLPSLLILDWKMAERNGYPLLNRLNQTPAWQHIPVVIIDSDPPSVDQQKCKEAGYEMVLPAEKVYENVVERLRGLAHALIL; this is encoded by the coding sequence ATGACAACCCAGGGCCCCGTTATTTTTCTGGCGACCGATCAGGAGAGTGATCACTTCCTCTACCGTCAGGCATTGTACGAGGCCTGTCCCACGGCTGTTCTGTATTTTTTCGGCCGAAAGGGCGAAATGCTGCAAGCCCTGCGGGGTTCCGTTTTTCCGCTTCCTTCCCTGCTTATACTGGATTGGAAGATGGCGGAGCGCAACGGATATCCGTTGTTGAACCGGCTGAATCAGACGCCAGCCTGGCAGCATATTCCGGTTGTTATTATCGACAGTGATCCGCCGTCGGTGGATCAGCAGAAGTGCAAAGAAGCAGGCTACGAAATGGTCCTGCCCGCCGAGAAGGTGTATGAAAACGTGGTGGAACGATTACGTGGCCTGGCCCACGCCCTGATTTTATAA